TTTCAACATTGGAAGATAAAATAGAAGGTTATGACGCCGGCGCAGACGATTATATTGTCAAGCCTTTTGAATTCAGGGAGCTGATGATGAAGATAAAGGTATTACTCAGACGGAGTAACAATACAGTTCAGCCCACTGGAAATTTACTCCATGCAGGAGACCTTATAATGAATGCCGATACACGTGAGGTAACCCGTGCCGGTACTCCGGTCAACCTGACGGTGAAGGAATCACAATTGCTGGAATTTCTTTTGAGGAACAAAAATAGGGTTATATCCCGGGCAGATATCGCCATAAGTGTATGGGAAATTGACTTTGAAACAAACACAAATATAATTGATGTATATATAAATTATCTGCGTAATAAAATTGATAAGCCTTTTTCTGAAAAGCTTATTCATACACAGGTGGGATTGGGTTATATTTTGAAAGAAACTAAGTAATATATGCCTATTCGTCTACGTATTACTTACCTATTCACATTATTGGCAATGATCATTCTTGGAATTGTCTGCTTTGCCATCTATTATTTTTCTGCTGTTGTAAGATTAAATACTATAAAAACGCGATTAACCAATCGGGCTATTACTACTGCCAGATTACTTAAAAGTTCAGGTCAGATTAATAAAGGCCTCATGCACCGTATTGATTCTCTGACTGCACTATCTTTAAAAAGAAAATGTGTTCAGGTGTATGGTAGCCAGGGTGAGATGATATATTATTATAGTGACATTCCTGGAGACACAATGGATGTGAGTTACGAAATACTACAGCAAGCAAGAAAACGGGAGACATTTTATTTTACAGCCGGCAATAAGGAAGCGGTAGCATACTATGCCCAGGAAAATCAGGAAAGCAACATTATCATTTCTGCTGCCGAGGATGGTGAGGGAAATAAAGCACTTGAACAACTTGGACAAATTCTAATTTTCAGTTTTATCTCTGGCACCTTATTATCATTCGGAGGAGGACTCTTTTTCTCAAGGGGGCTACTGGAGCCAATACGGAAGATTACTGAAGAAGTAAATGATATATCCGCATACAATCTGGACAGGCGTATTAATACCACTGGGAGTAAAGATGAATGGTACAGGCTTTCTGAAACACTTAACCGTCTGCTTGACAGATTAAAAAACGGTTTTGAGCTCCAGAGACGTTTTATTTCGAACGCCTCACATGAGCTGTCTACCCCACTAACGCTTATTTCTACCCAGGTTGAAATAACTCTCCAGCGCAATCGTAGTGAAGAAGAATATCAACGTATTATGACTCAGGTACTGAAAGATGTACAACACATGAATAATCTCGTGCAGACCCTGTTAAAATTTGCAACTACCTCAGGTAATGCAGGTGGTCTCCGATTGGACCCCGTTCGTATAGACGAAGTATTAATGCGTCTTCCTGCCGAAATACAGAATAATACGAAAAACCATAGTGTTGCACTTCATTTTCCGGAACTACCAGAACAGGATGAAAAAATGCTGGTATTCGGGAATGAAGAATTGCTTTTTACCGCCATATCAAATATCGTTTTAA
This Chitinophaga sancti DNA region includes the following protein-coding sequences:
- a CDS encoding response regulator transcription factor codes for the protein MRILLVDDEPRIADTLSFGLFENGYNATVAYDGETGYGMFHQQQFDLLVLDINLPGLNGYELCKRVRKENAKIPIIMLTALSTLEDKIEGYDAGADDYIVKPFEFRELMMKIKVLLRRSNNTVQPTGNLLHAGDLIMNADTREVTRAGTPVNLTVKESQLLEFLLRNKNRVISRADIAISVWEIDFETNTNIIDVYINYLRNKIDKPFSEKLIHTQVGLGYILKETK
- a CDS encoding HAMP domain-containing sensor histidine kinase, producing the protein MPIRLRITYLFTLLAMIILGIVCFAIYYFSAVVRLNTIKTRLTNRAITTARLLKSSGQINKGLMHRIDSLTALSLKRKCVQVYGSQGEMIYYYSDIPGDTMDVSYEILQQARKRETFYFTAGNKEAVAYYAQENQESNIIISAAEDGEGNKALEQLGQILIFSFISGTLLSFGGGLFFSRGLLEPIRKITEEVNDISAYNLDRRINTTGSKDEWYRLSETLNRLLDRLKNGFELQRRFISNASHELSTPLTLISTQVEITLQRNRSEEEYQRIMTQVLKDVQHMNNLVQTLLKFATTSGNAGGLRLDPVRIDEVLMRLPAEIQNNTKNHSVALHFPELPEQDEKMLVFGNEELLFTAISNIVLNACKYSHDNHAEVTLYLNEEEFVITIVDKGIGMEEKELANIFQPFYRIQQRSNVKGFGLGLALASQIIKLHKGEVKVTSVKGEGTTFTIYLPYLQVL